In the genome of Brachionichthys hirsutus isolate HB-005 chromosome 23, CSIRO-AGI_Bhir_v1, whole genome shotgun sequence, one region contains:
- the ndrg2 gene encoding LOW QUALITY PROTEIN: protein NDRG2 (The sequence of the model RefSeq protein was modified relative to this genomic sequence to represent the inferred CDS: inserted 2 bases in 2 codons) translates to MTTEMQEIAVTEDKPLLTAQADSKDAELAARILLDQGQEHNIETPHGVLRVTLHGTXTTRRPAILTFHDVGLDSKSCFSPLFKFEEMQEIVKNFTLIHIDAPGQEEGAAVYPAGYQYPSTETIAEMIPAVLQFFNFRSVIGVGVGAGAYILSKFTLANPDLVEGLVLVNIDTNAXGWMDWAAQKLTSVTSSLTDQLLSHLFSQEELSSSRALVQSHRERISKASNLANVELFWKTYNSSRDLNIDRSSTFKCPVMLVVGDQAPYEEAAVECNSKLDPTSTSFLKMADAGGLPQLTQPAKLTEAFKYFIQGMGYMASSCMTRLSRSRTTSLSSSYSMDGSRSRSRTLSQGSQGGQMPPSPSQTMEVSC, encoded by the exons ATGACGACGGAAATGCAGGAGATCGCGGTCACAGAGGACAAGCCTTTACTCACGGCTCAGGCTGATTCCAAG GATGCCGAGCTGGCTGCGAGGATCCTCCTGGACCAAGGACAG gaacaCAATATCGAGACGCCACACGGCGTTCTCCGCGTAACCCTCCACGGCA CAACCACCCGCCGGCCCGCCATCCTCACCTTCCACGATGTGGGTCTGGACA GTAAGAGctgtttctctcctctgttcaAGTTTGAGGAGATGCAGGAGATTGTCAAGAACTTCACCCTGATCCACATCGACGCCCcggggcaggaggagggagcGGCCGTCTACCCTGCGGG ctacCAGTACCCCTCCACGGAGACCATCGCGGAGATGATCCCCGCCGTGCTGCAGTTCTTCAA CTTCCGTAGCGTCATCGGCGTGGGCGTTGGGGCGGGAGCTTACATCCTCTCCAAGTTCACG CTTGCGAACCCAGACTTGGTGGAGGGTCTGGTTCTGGTCAACATCGACACGAACG CGGGATGGATGGACTGGGCCGCTCAGAAG ctcaCCTCTGTGACGTCCTCCCTCACCGACCAGCTCCTCTCCCACCTTTTCAGTCAG gAGGAGCTGTCGTCAAGCAGAGCTCTAGTGCAGTCTCACAGAGAGCGCATCTCCAAGGCCTCCAACCTGGCCAACGTCGAGCTCTTCTGGAAGACCTACAACAG TAGCAGAGACCTGAACATCGATCGGAGCAGCACCTTCAAATGTCCGGTAATGCTGGTGGTGGGCGACCAGGCTCCCTACGAGGAGGCTGCT GTGGAGTGCAACAGCAAACTGGACCCAACCTCAACCTCGTTCCTAAAG atgGCCGATGCCGGCGGTCTCCCTCAGCTGACCCAG CCCGCTAAGCTAACCGAGGCTTTCAAGTACTTCATCCAAGGAATGGGTTACA TGGCGTCGTCTTGCATGACCCGCCTGTCCCGCTCCCGCACcacctccctgtcctcctcctaCTCCATGGACGGCTCCCGCTCTCGCTCGCGCACCCTGTCCCAGGGCTCGCAGGGGGGCCAGATGCCGCCGAGCCCCTCCCAAACGATGGAGGTGTCTTGCTGA